Genomic DNA from Niabella ginsenosidivorans:
ACAAAATTTCATATCCCTGTAGATTGGTTGTTAATTTGTTGCAGGAATGGCAAGTCAATATTTTAATAACTTAAAAAATTAATAACAATGACCAACGTAAAATTTAACGGAACGCCTTTCGAAAGAACGCTGACCAGCCTGGTAGACGATTTTATTACTGAAATGCCGGCTATTTTTAAAACAGAAGTAAAGAACCCTAATATAAAAGGGTTTGCACCGGTGAACATTATTGAAAAAGAAAACGAATACCAGATTGAGGTAGTAGCCCCTGGCTTTGAAAAATCCGATTTTAAGATCAGCCTGGATCAGCACGTACTTTCCATTTCTGTTGATAAGAAAGAAGAGACAAATACAACAACAGACAAAACCATACGGAAAGAGTTTTATTTAAGATCTTTTAAAAGAACTTTTACTGTTGATGATAAACTGGATACAGATAAAATTGAGGCCAAATATGTTAATGGAATCTTAATAGTTACCATCCAGAAAAAGGAAAATATAAAACCGGCGTCTAAAGATATAGAAGTTCTTTAATGATAAAAAGCATATAAGTTTTTCTCATAAGCAGTTAGTTTTGGTTTAGAGCCCGTTGTTTCTACAATGGGCTTTTTTATTGAGTTCATACGATTTTGCCTGCTGATGAAACCTTACTGATTAATAGTTCGTCCTAAAACAGTAAATTCGCAAACCATTATAACCAAACATTGGGATTATGTTTAGAAAACCTGTGCTTTTTGTCTTTGTTTTACTTGTTTGGGGAAAATTTTTAAGTGCTCAGATTCCTAATGACTCTACCCGGCAGTCTTTTGATTTTACTCCGAATCTGTATCACGGTATAGATACCTCTTTAAGAATAATTAATTTATATCCGTTCTTTTCCCTTCATGTTGATTCCAGCTTATCCTATCAGCTGCAGATCAATAAGCCGTTAAAAAATTACTATTGGTACCTGAGGGATGCACCGGTTGGTTTAAAAATAGATAAAGACAACGGCCTGCTGACCTTTAAGGCCAATAAGTCGCTTTTTATGTCGGGAAGGTTGAGCTAT
This window encodes:
- a CDS encoding Hsp20/alpha crystallin family protein, which translates into the protein MTNVKFNGTPFERTLTSLVDDFITEMPAIFKTEVKNPNIKGFAPVNIIEKENEYQIEVVAPGFEKSDFKISLDQHVLSISVDKKEETNTTTDKTIRKEFYLRSFKRTFTVDDKLDTDKIEAKYVNGILIVTIQKKENIKPASKDIEVL